Part of the Cystobacter ferrugineus genome, TGCCGGAGCCGTCGTTGGTGAGCTCGATGCCAATGGAGCGCAGGTTGACGCTGGGCTTCGTCTCCCCGTACAGCGAGGACACCCCGGCGTGCCAGGCGGCCCGCGAGTCCTGCACCAGCTGGTAGAGCGTCCCCCCGGGTGCCACGAGGTAGTGCGCGCTCACGCGATTGGGACCGCTGCCCATGCGCAGCGTGGCCAGGTCCACGTTGACGCGGTTGGAGCCGGTGTGGTGCAGGAGGATGACGTCGATGTCCGTGCCCCGGCGCGGCTCGTGGTTGGGGGACGGCCGGGACACCACCGTCGGCTTGTACACGGGCACCAGGGCCTTGAGGAGCGCCGCGCGGGTGCCGGGCCCATAGACGCCGTCCGGGGTGAGCCGCCAGTCGCGCTGGAAGGCCTGGAGCGCGGCCTTCGTCTTCGGCCCGAAGTCTCCATCCGCCCGGGCGGTCAGGTACTTGAGCCGCACGAGCACCGTCTGGAGTCGTTGCACCTCGGGGCCCTGCGCGCCCTCACGGAGCTCTTCCTCGGGCAGCGACGAGGAGGTCGGGGCGGCGGAGGAGGGGGCTGTGGCGGAAGCGGTGGTGGGCATGGCCTTGATCCTACCTGGAAGCCATTCGACGGGCTGCTGGCGGGTGGCCAACTGTCCAGTCGAGCGCCATGGGACACGCCCGCGAGGATCAACTCCTCCCCTTCATGGGGACTCCATTGGCCACGAGGCCATGGGGGCTCCCTCTGCTGGAGGGAGGCTCCCTATCTTGAATGTGACGATAGGAGGCCTCCGTGGGTCAGGCCCTCGAAAAAGAGGAGTTCACTCCGGAAGAGAGGACGCGCTTCTCGGTGCGACTGGAGGAGTCGCTCGAGGCGCTGGAGCGAGTGCTTGCCCGTCCAGGTTTCGGCGTGGGGCCGCGCACATTGGGGGCCGAGCTGGAGGCGCACTTCGTGGACCGTGGAGGCCGCGCCCTGAACGTCTGTGGGGAGGTGCTCGCGCGTGCCCGCCACCGTCAGTTGACGGTGGAGCTGGGCCGCTTCAACGTCGAGATCAACGCGGAGGTGGTGTCGCTGGCCGGGCGGCCTTTCCGCGAGTTCGGGGAGGATCTGACGCGCATGCTCACGCGGCTGCGACGTGCCGCGAGCGAGTTC contains:
- a CDS encoding peptidoglycan recognition protein family protein; its protein translation is MPTTASATAPSSAAPTSSSLPEEELREGAQGPEVQRLQTVLVRLKYLTARADGDFGPKTKAALQAFQRDWRLTPDGVYGPGTRAALLKALVPVYKPTVVSRPSPNHEPRRGTDIDVILLHHTGSNRVNVDLATLRMGSGPNRVSAHYLVAPGGTLYQLVQDSRAAWHAGVSSLYGETKPSVNLRSIGIELTNDGSGTTPFTEEQYRILERLVPYLARTYRVPKENILGHRDVAPGRKTDPADNFDWARVRRAVDSVL